The following are encoded in a window of Rubellicoccus peritrichatus genomic DNA:
- the aroQ gene encoding type II 3-dehydroquinate dehydratase, which translates to MKTIGILNGPNLDRLGKREPEVYGSETLADLEERLKAKATDLDYEIAFFQSNHEGELIDKLAEWVDSGVSAVVLNGAGLTHTSVALRDAIAASDLPVVEVHISHIYQREPFRHTSLTAPVCKGVISGLGFYGYEAAMEFLAKR; encoded by the coding sequence ATGAAAACTATCGGCATTCTTAACGGACCGAATCTGGACAGACTGGGCAAGCGCGAACCTGAGGTTTACGGCAGCGAAACACTGGCCGATCTGGAGGAGCGCCTCAAAGCAAAGGCAACTGATCTCGACTATGAAATCGCTTTCTTCCAATCCAATCACGAAGGCGAGCTCATTGACAAACTGGCCGAATGGGTCGATAGCGGAGTTTCCGCAGTTGTCCTCAATGGTGCCGGGCTGACGCATACCAGTGTTGCCCTGCGCGATGCCATTGCCGCATCGGACCTTCCCGTTGTCGAAGTCCATATCTCACACATATACCAGCGTGAACCATTTCGCCACACATCGCTGACGGCTCCCGTCTGCAAAGGCGTCATCTCTGGTCTTGGCTTCTACGGCTATGAAGCAGCCATGGAGTTTCTGGCAAAACGCTAA
- a CDS encoding DUF3634 family protein: MKIASTIRRFLPGTAFVIEIRQGEIRQHSSQKIPSPFLSTLKDKLESEAIESGAIYGVRQSNNITLAFSKEIPKNMRQPLLNTWHIHKQKFR, translated from the coding sequence ATGAAAATAGCCTCTACAATTCGTCGTTTTCTTCCTGGAACCGCATTTGTCATTGAAATCAGACAAGGCGAAATCCGACAGCATTCTTCTCAGAAAATACCATCTCCTTTCTTATCCACGTTGAAGGATAAGCTGGAAAGCGAAGCGATCGAATCTGGGGCAATCTATGGAGTCCGGCAGTCCAACAATATCACTCTGGCTTTCTCAAAAGAAATCCCCAAGAACATGCGCCAGCCTCTGCTCAATACCTGGCACATCCATAAGCAAAAGTTTCGTTAA
- a CDS encoding sulfite exporter TauE/SafE family protein has product MEFQAITGALTAFMAGLATSPHCVGMCGPIGCAVIPMGKGGTTSTNLALYHGTRALTYTVLGAIMGALGSKVVELLQSTPARILPWVMVTVLVMIGLRLDRYLPKPAAWNRFYHKLTNRLREMSGASLGAGLGLITPLLPCGPLYLILLLCLFSGSPILGAELALGFALGTIPLLWIGQAAFLHYRKQISPNILRWIQGSLALIAAAIISWRMIASGGEFGEMLCQ; this is encoded by the coding sequence ATGGAATTCCAAGCCATCACTGGAGCGCTCACAGCGTTTATGGCCGGGCTGGCAACAAGCCCGCATTGCGTGGGCATGTGCGGACCAATCGGCTGCGCCGTCATCCCAATGGGTAAAGGCGGAACCACCAGCACGAACCTTGCACTTTACCACGGAACACGCGCACTCACTTATACGGTGCTTGGGGCGATCATGGGTGCTCTCGGGAGTAAAGTCGTTGAGCTGCTCCAATCCACACCGGCCAGGATTCTCCCCTGGGTCATGGTTACAGTCCTGGTCATGATAGGTCTCAGGCTGGACCGCTATCTGCCCAAACCAGCAGCGTGGAATCGCTTCTATCACAAGCTAACAAACCGACTCAGGGAGATGTCCGGCGCATCGCTTGGTGCAGGGCTCGGGCTGATAACTCCACTCCTGCCTTGTGGTCCATTATATCTGATTCTCCTACTTTGCCTCTTTTCCGGATCTCCAATCCTTGGCGCAGAGCTGGCTCTCGGGTTTGCCCTGGGGACGATACCGTTGCTATGGATTGGGCAAGCGGCATTTCTGCATTACCGCAAACAAATTTCACCCAACATACTCCGCTGGATTCAAGGCAGTCTGGCCCTGATTGCAGCCGCTATTATTTCCTGGCGGATGATTGCAAGTGGCGGTGAGTTCGGAGAAATGCTTTGCCAGTAA
- a CDS encoding sulfatase produces MKTRRAFLRDSMAVSAMAAIGPAFTRGKDKKQPNLLYVFPDQFRREAMGFWQNSEYSGALRTTTDPVFTPTLDKLAQESIVFTQAVSTCPVCSPHRAMLMSGMYPWQNGVVNNCHKSRSDSLRHDIECFTDVLMNAGYETAYIGKTHWERNEPLFDKMGNYVGSTTAPGGNYMNDYDTYIPEGGGRHGNGYWFQCVKDVHKDPRVYSSDSSRVGGKRDGEQYRPKIYSPQLEADVLIDYIGNEQGQRDSAKPFCAVWSPNPPHNPYDAVKDCDEEAYHEHYEGRDDLLNRPNVEVDEKSEALAKKRAPFYFANVTGVDKQLARILEALEASGEADNTIVVFTSDHGEMMGSQGKFGKLVIYEESFCVPFMIRLPDQMENRLEDLMISSVDIMPTVLGLMGLGDRIPDTVEGSDFSRELISDDWSERPKPQSALFLGYNNKSKGVRTERYSFQIGEDRTQLLFDNEKDPYQMNPIALEDIPKAESDFLLQELGKWLKESNDPWYRELKFKETLQYPA; encoded by the coding sequence ATGAAAACAAGGCGAGCGTTTCTACGGGACAGCATGGCGGTTTCGGCCATGGCTGCCATTGGGCCAGCGTTTACTCGGGGAAAAGATAAAAAGCAGCCTAATTTGCTTTATGTTTTTCCAGACCAGTTTCGCCGGGAGGCGATGGGCTTTTGGCAAAATAGCGAATACTCGGGCGCCTTACGTACAACCACCGATCCAGTGTTTACACCGACGCTTGATAAGCTGGCGCAGGAGAGCATTGTCTTTACCCAGGCGGTTAGCACATGCCCAGTCTGTAGTCCGCATCGCGCCATGCTGATGTCTGGCATGTATCCCTGGCAAAACGGTGTAGTCAATAATTGCCATAAGAGTCGATCAGACAGTCTCCGTCATGACATTGAGTGTTTTACGGATGTACTGATGAACGCAGGTTATGAGACTGCCTATATTGGGAAAACTCATTGGGAGCGAAATGAACCTCTTTTTGATAAGATGGGCAACTATGTCGGTTCGACAACAGCGCCTGGTGGAAATTATATGAATGATTACGACACCTATATTCCCGAGGGCGGTGGCCGCCACGGGAACGGTTATTGGTTTCAGTGTGTGAAGGATGTGCACAAGGATCCGCGAGTGTATTCCAGTGATTCTTCTCGGGTAGGTGGCAAGAGAGATGGCGAACAGTATCGGCCGAAAATCTATTCACCGCAGCTAGAGGCTGATGTATTAATTGACTACATCGGCAATGAGCAGGGCCAGCGAGATTCAGCTAAACCTTTCTGTGCAGTCTGGTCGCCGAACCCGCCTCACAATCCATATGATGCAGTCAAGGATTGTGATGAAGAGGCTTACCATGAGCATTACGAAGGTAGAGATGATCTTTTGAATCGTCCGAATGTCGAAGTGGATGAAAAAAGCGAAGCGTTGGCAAAAAAACGAGCCCCGTTTTACTTTGCTAATGTAACAGGTGTGGACAAGCAGCTTGCTCGGATATTAGAGGCACTGGAAGCATCAGGAGAGGCGGATAACACTATTGTCGTATTCACCTCCGATCATGGTGAGATGATGGGCAGCCAGGGCAAATTTGGTAAGTTAGTCATCTACGAAGAATCTTTTTGTGTGCCGTTTATGATTCGGTTGCCTGATCAAATGGAGAACCGCTTGGAAGACCTTATGATTTCTTCTGTCGATATCATGCCAACTGTGCTTGGGTTGATGGGCCTGGGAGATCGGATACCGGATACAGTCGAAGGAAGCGATTTCTCGAGGGAGTTGATTTCGGACGACTGGTCGGAGCGGCCTAAACCTCAGTCGGCACTGTTCCTTGGTTACAACAACAAATCCAAGGGAGTGCGCACCGAACGCTACTCATTTCAAATTGGAGAGGATCGAACCCAGCTGCTGTTTGATAACGAAAAAGACCCCTACCAGATGAACCCGATTGCGCTGGAGGATATACCGAAAGCCGAATCGGATTTTCTCCTTCAGGAATTGGGCAAATGGCTTAAGGAATCGAATGATCCGTGGTACCGGGAACTCAAATTTAAAGAGACTCTTCAATATCCTGCATGA
- a CDS encoding endonuclease/exonuclease/phosphatase family protein, with protein MASILRPRYLLIAGGTIVCLSTVFGFFGRFFWFFDLFSHFRVQYAISLALIGVPLILAKHYKTAAIFTSFALVNLAVIAPLYFGNRALPENSGPSIRAMLLNVNTRFGDVERVRQLITEVNPDILVLQEINAKWVRDLEQFKVAYPNSKVKPRSDNFGIGLFSKLPIVESEIAYIGDAEVPSILATVETEHGAIQIIATHPPPPAGAAYSQWRNNQLEELANYIPQNQPVILIGDLNTTPWNYYFKQLLNQSKLIDSSQGRGVQATWPSKSPLLLIPLDHFLHSPDIFVTDKKIGGSAGSDHYSIIVDFSIDQKPIKEP; from the coding sequence ATGGCTTCAATTTTGCGACCACGATACCTACTCATTGCAGGAGGCACCATCGTATGCCTTTCAACTGTATTTGGCTTCTTTGGAAGGTTCTTCTGGTTTTTCGATTTGTTCTCCCACTTTCGGGTTCAATATGCAATCAGCCTGGCTCTGATTGGGGTGCCACTTATATTGGCGAAGCACTACAAAACGGCGGCAATCTTCACTTCATTCGCCTTAGTAAACCTTGCCGTTATCGCTCCGCTTTACTTTGGCAATCGAGCACTTCCGGAGAATTCTGGTCCATCGATAAGAGCAATGCTCCTCAATGTGAATACTCGCTTTGGTGACGTAGAGCGCGTCAGGCAACTCATCACGGAAGTCAATCCTGACATTCTGGTTCTACAAGAAATCAATGCGAAGTGGGTGCGCGACCTGGAGCAATTCAAAGTGGCATATCCGAATTCCAAGGTGAAACCCAGAAGTGATAACTTCGGCATTGGCCTCTTCAGCAAATTACCAATCGTTGAATCGGAAATTGCTTACATAGGCGATGCGGAAGTACCGAGCATTCTTGCGACGGTAGAAACGGAGCATGGCGCCATTCAAATCATTGCAACGCATCCGCCACCACCAGCAGGTGCTGCCTATTCGCAGTGGCGTAACAACCAGCTTGAGGAACTGGCAAACTACATTCCACAGAACCAACCAGTAATTCTAATTGGTGACCTCAATACCACACCATGGAATTACTACTTCAAACAGCTCCTTAATCAGAGCAAACTGATTGACAGCTCACAAGGCCGTGGAGTGCAAGCAACATGGCCCAGCAAAAGCCCTCTATTGCTCATTCCACTCGATCATTTCCTCCATTCTCCTGATATATTCGTCACCGATAAAAAGATTGGAGGCAGTGCCGGATCGGATCATTATTCAATAATCGTTGACTTCTCTATTGATCAAAAACCCATCAAAGAACCATGA
- a CDS encoding alkaline phosphatase D family protein: MKTILLSLSLVIGLASISLAKFPEDFDAPVSRIAFGSCNKHDLPQPLWGVIEEAKPDLFIWMGDNVYGDTEDMKVLKAKYDAQRKNQGYAGFSKKTPILSTWDDHDYGENNAGSWYTKKAESQQLALDFTDVPSDDPRRSREGIYGSYTFGPKDKRLKVILIDNRYHSDKRGQGEDMLGQEQMSWLKQELKGSDAKLNLIVSGTQVLPVDHRYEKWANFPATRDALFDFIREEKVPGVMFISGDRHIHEISVKNDADTPYPFVEVTSSGLTHSWRNFPGEPNRHRSGIVHDELGFGFIEINWDGEHPDVTFQIRNEDNAVVNSVRLPLESLKAN, translated from the coding sequence ATGAAAACCATCCTTCTCAGTTTGTCTCTTGTGATTGGTCTAGCGTCTATTTCCCTGGCGAAGTTCCCGGAGGATTTCGATGCACCTGTGTCGCGAATCGCCTTTGGCTCTTGTAACAAGCACGATCTTCCGCAGCCGCTTTGGGGTGTGATTGAGGAGGCCAAGCCCGATCTTTTCATATGGATGGGGGATAATGTTTACGGTGATACTGAAGACATGAAGGTTCTGAAGGCGAAGTATGACGCCCAGCGGAAGAACCAGGGATATGCCGGTTTTAGTAAAAAAACACCGATCCTGAGCACTTGGGATGATCATGATTATGGCGAAAACAATGCCGGTTCCTGGTATACGAAGAAGGCTGAAAGCCAGCAACTGGCGCTCGATTTTACAGATGTCCCGTCCGATGACCCGCGTCGCAGTCGCGAGGGAATTTACGGTAGCTATACATTTGGCCCAAAGGACAAGCGCCTCAAAGTGATCCTGATCGATAACCGCTATCATTCGGACAAGCGAGGGCAGGGCGAGGATATGCTTGGTCAGGAGCAAATGAGCTGGCTCAAACAAGAGCTGAAAGGCAGTGACGCCAAGCTCAACTTGATCGTCTCAGGCACTCAGGTGCTTCCTGTGGATCACAGATATGAGAAATGGGCCAATTTCCCTGCGACGCGCGATGCATTGTTCGATTTCATACGGGAAGAAAAGGTTCCCGGTGTTATGTTCATCAGTGGTGACAGGCATATCCATGAGATATCCGTCAAGAACGACGCCGATACACCTTATCCCTTTGTGGAAGTGACATCCAGCGGCCTGACGCATTCATGGAGAAACTTTCCTGGAGAGCCTAATCGCCATCGTTCGGGTATCGTTCATGACGAACTTGGATTTGGCTTCATCGAGATTAATTGGGATGGAGAGCACCCTGATGTTACCTTTCAGATCCGAAATGAAGACAACGCAGTCGTGAATTCCGTCAGACTTCCTCTGGAGAGTTTGAAAGCTAACTAA
- a CDS encoding STELLO glycosyltransferase family protein — protein MSKYVVITSIFEPTEAVRAFAGLNDYKLVVVGDKKTPKDWTCDNVEYLSVLDQSGVGAHLSGVLPYNHYCRKMMGYLYCVNKGASLIVDTDDDNIPKENWSFPAAEGSFSALPEDKGFVNIYELYTDMKIWPRGLPVNLINERFGLEKDLIEKTCKVGIWQGLADEDPDVDAIYRLTNGALCYFNERDPVVLGKGTLCPFNSQNTMIAKELFPLLYLPTYVTFRFTDILRGLVAQPIMWLFDYHLGFTNATVIQKRNPHDYFQDFLSEIPMYKHCEEVIEIANGAISSGKSISDNLFNVYEGLHRKDIVETEELEVLAAWLKDIDLATKS, from the coding sequence ATGAGTAAATATGTAGTTATAACATCAATTTTTGAGCCAACAGAAGCCGTGCGGGCTTTTGCTGGATTGAATGATTATAAATTAGTCGTCGTAGGTGACAAGAAAACGCCGAAAGATTGGACTTGCGATAATGTGGAATACCTTTCCGTTCTTGATCAAAGTGGGGTAGGGGCTCACCTGTCAGGTGTTTTGCCTTACAACCATTACTGTCGGAAGATGATGGGTTATCTTTATTGTGTGAATAAAGGCGCAAGTTTAATTGTTGATACGGATGACGATAATATTCCTAAAGAGAATTGGAGTTTTCCGGCTGCAGAAGGCTCCTTTTCTGCACTGCCTGAGGATAAAGGGTTTGTGAATATATATGAGCTTTATACGGATATGAAAATATGGCCAAGAGGCCTGCCAGTGAATCTGATCAATGAGCGTTTTGGCCTTGAGAAGGACTTGATTGAGAAAACATGCAAAGTAGGCATATGGCAAGGTTTGGCAGATGAAGACCCTGATGTTGACGCTATCTACCGTTTAACCAATGGTGCCTTATGTTACTTCAATGAAAGAGATCCAGTAGTTTTAGGTAAAGGGACTTTGTGTCCTTTTAATTCTCAAAACACAATGATTGCGAAAGAATTATTTCCACTGCTGTACCTTCCTACTTATGTGACGTTTCGTTTTACCGACATATTGCGAGGTCTTGTTGCACAGCCGATCATGTGGCTCTTTGATTATCATTTAGGCTTTACTAATGCGACTGTAATTCAGAAAAGAAATCCCCACGATTACTTTCAGGATTTCTTATCCGAAATTCCGATGTATAAGCATTGTGAAGAAGTGATCGAAATTGCAAATGGCGCTATTTCTTCAGGAAAATCTATTTCTGATAACTTGTTTAATGTTTATGAAGGGCTTCACCGTAAGGATATCGTAGAGACAGAAGAGCTTGAAGTGTTGGCTGCTTGGTTGAAGGACATTGATTTAGCGACTAAAAGTTGA
- a CDS encoding class I SAM-dependent methyltransferase, whose translation MGNENQSPITTKDIAGKLMRARTLLHCLNGVHAGGLNRLNYIEIGTAFKEDEGLSTLLAAKFIEENDLDGKVISMELFPEHIEQSREIVKKYAPDVLPMIEWHEGYSYLKMSPILESTGEIHLAFIDGGGSPVENLWEFDAILKYLSPTGVIVVDDCVHLKSTDAYPARRDFGKAQLILPLLHLADTVNFVIDSRRKDAMTVEDGIASILPHKAMSPFLKGLMESEICIEMFQRVKEFAFSQVGSQLVIARKNVMADRLGYDSQTNQMAIT comes from the coding sequence ATGGGGAACGAAAACCAATCACCTATTACGACTAAAGACATTGCAGGCAAACTGATGCGTGCACGTACACTTTTACATTGCTTGAATGGAGTGCATGCAGGAGGACTGAATCGCCTAAATTACATTGAAATCGGGACTGCATTCAAGGAGGACGAGGGTCTCTCAACATTACTTGCTGCAAAATTTATCGAAGAAAACGATTTGGATGGTAAGGTGATTTCCATGGAATTGTTTCCTGAGCATATTGAGCAATCCAGGGAGATCGTGAAAAAATACGCACCTGATGTTCTTCCAATGATTGAATGGCATGAGGGATATTCATATCTTAAGATGAGCCCAATTTTAGAAAGCACAGGTGAGATTCATCTTGCTTTCATTGATGGTGGAGGTAGCCCTGTCGAAAATCTCTGGGAATTTGATGCCATCTTGAAGTACTTGTCGCCAACGGGTGTTATTGTCGTAGACGATTGCGTGCACTTAAAAAGCACAGACGCTTATCCTGCCCGTCGAGATTTTGGTAAGGCGCAGCTTATTTTGCCTCTCCTTCATTTGGCTGATACAGTGAATTTCGTCATCGACTCTCGTCGGAAGGATGCTATGACTGTTGAAGATGGTATCGCTTCCATCCTGCCCCATAAGGCAATGTCACCTTTTCTTAAGGGACTAATGGAAAGTGAAATTTGTATTGAAATGTTTCAGCGTGTAAAGGAATTTGCCTTTTCTCAAGTTGGCTCGCAGCTTGTAATTGCTCGCAAGAATGTCATGGCCGACAGGTTAGGTTATGATTCTCAAACTAATCAAATGGCTATTACATGA
- a CDS encoding ribonuclease HI has product MNNLILFSDGSVNTQRKIGYGAYFVVNDLSLNPADAEIKLKRFEHTSSTKLELQTLLWALKEIKPLTSSVTVYTDSQNIVGLPGRRHRLEQNNYYSKNNKRLNNYELYQEFFNMIDQVDCNFLKVTGHLPSKLKNRIDRLFSLVDKASRNALRANKTSSSGSAKF; this is encoded by the coding sequence ATGAATAACTTGATTTTATTCAGTGATGGAAGTGTCAACACGCAACGAAAGATCGGCTACGGCGCCTATTTCGTAGTGAATGACCTCTCATTGAATCCAGCTGACGCAGAGATCAAGCTAAAGAGATTCGAACATACTTCATCAACCAAACTGGAGTTACAAACACTGCTTTGGGCACTGAAGGAAATCAAGCCTCTGACAAGCTCAGTCACAGTTTACACAGATTCGCAAAACATCGTTGGCCTGCCGGGACGTCGTCATCGACTTGAGCAAAACAATTATTACTCAAAAAACAATAAGCGCCTCAATAACTATGAGTTGTATCAGGAGTTCTTCAATATGATTGATCAGGTCGATTGTAATTTCCTTAAAGTAACCGGCCATCTACCATCAAAACTAAAGAACCGGATCGACAGACTTTTCTCACTCGTGGATAAGGCATCAAGAAATGCTCTGAGGGCAAACAAAACGAGCAGCAGCGGATCAGCTAAGTTTTAG
- a CDS encoding beta-N-acetylhexosaminidase codes for MILVPQPKKISERKGRFAGSVSSVKRTTKSGMGKEAYRLEVHSDGIEIVAGGKAGAFYADKTLQQIKKQSRDGIPCLKIEDKPDFAERAFMLDVSRCKVPTMDSLRRLVDLLADLKFNQLQLYMEHTFAYAGHEIVWGDASPLTGDDIEELDAYCKKRFIELVPNQNSFGHMERWLRHPEYQGMAECPDGFIHPLTGDKIPFGSTLKPDEQSLSFLEELYRDLLPHFSSQKLHAGCDETWELGTGWSEPVAKAEGVETVYLRFLNRVNQLVQNQGKQMLFWADGLIKHPELIAKAPEGALPVVWGYEPAHPFDLQCGFFEEVDIPFYVAPGDSTWNSFSGRLNNAEHNLITAARHGHRHGARGLIHTHWGDNGHPQTWITMLPGLLIASAVSWNASEPPPPLASALDKLIFRDESSLGSALCELAGIDADIPVARPNRSFLFDSFFQDAKELKPRLDEITEEAIYAATDRLDGIVDGINDARPKADDGAWLIDELQLAHDMCSLGLGRLIALKHGRNLNSLRPSMIELIGRYEEIWLRRNRPGGLHESSERLRNVLRTLS; via the coding sequence ATGATTCTCGTCCCACAACCCAAGAAAATCTCCGAAAGAAAGGGCCGTTTTGCGGGCTCTGTTTCTTCAGTAAAGCGAACCACTAAGTCCGGTATGGGTAAGGAAGCTTATCGGCTCGAGGTTCACTCGGATGGTATTGAGATCGTGGCAGGCGGTAAGGCTGGTGCCTTTTATGCTGATAAGACACTTCAACAGATCAAGAAGCAGTCTCGGGATGGTATCCCTTGTCTGAAGATCGAAGATAAGCCTGACTTCGCAGAGCGGGCCTTCATGCTGGATGTGAGTCGTTGCAAGGTGCCTACGATGGATTCGCTGCGCCGGCTGGTCGATTTATTGGCAGACCTGAAGTTCAACCAGTTGCAGCTCTATATGGAGCATACATTTGCTTATGCAGGGCATGAAATTGTCTGGGGTGATGCATCGCCTTTGACTGGTGACGATATCGAGGAGTTGGATGCTTATTGTAAGAAGCGCTTTATCGAGCTGGTTCCGAACCAGAACTCCTTTGGGCATATGGAGCGCTGGCTGCGCCACCCTGAGTATCAAGGCATGGCGGAATGTCCGGATGGGTTTATTCATCCACTGACTGGAGATAAGATTCCCTTTGGCTCCACTTTGAAGCCGGATGAGCAGAGCCTGAGTTTTCTGGAAGAACTTTACCGGGATTTGCTCCCGCATTTTTCGAGTCAGAAACTGCATGCCGGTTGTGATGAAACCTGGGAGTTAGGCACGGGTTGGAGCGAGCCTGTTGCCAAGGCTGAAGGGGTGGAGACGGTTTACCTGCGGTTTTTAAACCGTGTCAATCAGTTGGTGCAAAATCAGGGAAAGCAAATGCTTTTTTGGGCCGATGGTCTGATCAAACATCCGGAGTTGATTGCAAAAGCGCCGGAAGGGGCTTTGCCCGTAGTTTGGGGATATGAGCCCGCTCATCCTTTTGATCTGCAGTGCGGTTTCTTTGAAGAGGTCGATATCCCGTTTTATGTTGCACCAGGGGATTCGACTTGGAACAGCTTTTCCGGGAGACTCAATAATGCAGAGCATAATTTGATTACGGCGGCAAGGCATGGACATCGCCATGGAGCCCGCGGTTTGATTCACACACATTGGGGAGATAACGGGCATCCGCAGACATGGATTACCATGCTGCCAGGATTGTTGATTGCTTCTGCCGTTTCATGGAATGCCAGTGAGCCGCCGCCACCGCTTGCCAGTGCTTTGGATAAATTGATATTTCGCGATGAGTCTTCGCTTGGCTCGGCGCTCTGTGAGTTGGCAGGTATTGATGCGGACATCCCTGTCGCGCGTCCAAATCGTAGTTTTCTTTTCGATAGTTTTTTCCAGGATGCCAAAGAGCTGAAGCCTCGCCTTGACGAGATTACTGAAGAAGCCATTTATGCTGCAACAGATAGACTCGATGGTATTGTGGATGGCATAAATGATGCGCGGCCCAAAGCCGATGATGGCGCATGGCTGATTGATGAGCTGCAACTTGCCCATGATATGTGTTCGCTGGGGCTTGGAAGATTGATCGCTTTAAAGCATGGGCGAAACCTTAATTCACTTCGCCCAAGCATGATCGAACTGATTGGGCGTTATGAAGAAATCTGGCTGCGCCGTAATCGTCCCGGTGGCCTGCATGAAAGTTCCGAGCGTTTGAGGAATGTGCTTCGGACATTGTCATGA
- a CDS encoding DM13 domain-containing protein has product MLKFCRILSTLVLFTAVPLLKADSDLLRGESTPTGNGFYESEWLGVFFTNDSDWIYQSGLGWLYCTAASTTDAMWLYSLDLGWIFTGNSTFPSIYTDGSKAWIYFSDESSGDPLFYNFSGEYFFSLGAPDSATQVVSEGDLVTRAHEVSGQVQILNNGVIEITGFNYDGGGVDVRAVVSTSANYDDFTVLTGDLLLDGGYSGATLRFYLPNDFSTDQLLYLSIWCIPVRISFGDVVLAP; this is encoded by the coding sequence ATGCTTAAGTTCTGCCGCATCCTGTCTACACTTGTTTTATTCACTGCAGTCCCTTTGCTCAAGGCGGACAGCGACCTGCTACGGGGCGAGTCAACTCCAACCGGGAACGGTTTCTACGAAAGCGAATGGCTCGGCGTATTTTTTACCAATGACTCGGACTGGATTTACCAGAGCGGACTCGGCTGGCTCTATTGCACAGCAGCGTCCACAACCGACGCAATGTGGCTTTACTCTCTGGATCTGGGATGGATTTTCACAGGGAACAGCACTTTCCCGTCAATTTATACTGATGGTAGCAAGGCCTGGATTTATTTCTCAGACGAATCAAGCGGCGACCCGTTATTCTATAATTTTTCCGGAGAATACTTTTTCAGTCTGGGTGCACCTGATTCAGCAACGCAAGTCGTCTCTGAAGGGGATTTAGTCACGCGAGCCCATGAAGTCAGTGGCCAGGTGCAAATCCTGAACAATGGCGTCATCGAGATAACAGGGTTCAATTATGATGGTGGCGGTGTTGACGTCAGAGCTGTGGTATCGACGAGCGCCAATTACGACGATTTTACCGTGCTGACTGGTGATTTGCTCCTGGATGGAGGTTATTCCGGAGCAACGCTCAGGTTTTATCTGCCGAATGACTTCTCCACTGACCAATTGCTTTATCTAAGCATCTGGTGCATCCCCGTAAGAATAAGCTTTGGTGATGTCGTACTCGCTCCGTAG